The DNA window CCAGGTTCTCGCGGCGGGCGGATCATGAATCATAAATTTTTTCCTGCCCAACAGGGCTCTGTGCTTTTTCTGACCCTGATCGTTCTTTCCGTGCTGACTGTTGTGGTCATCCATGGAATGCGCACCATGCAGGTGACCACGGCCGGGGCAACCATGTTTCGCAACGGGATTCAGGCCGAGCGGCTGGCCCTGTCCGGGATACGTCTGGCCCAGGTTCTTTTGTATCAGGACATGGTGGCGGACAGGGACAATGATCAGGCCGTGGATACCCTTCTCGAAGATTGGGCCAGGTTCCCTGATACCCAGAATTTCGTGATCCCTGAAATCACAATCGGGGAGATCGAGCTTGAGATCGTTGACGAGCAGGGCAAGTTTCCGATCAATCGTCTCGTTGATGTTCAAGGGGACGAAGATGATGTTGCCAGAACCCTGGTGACCCTGGTCTCGACCATGCTTCGGGCAACTGACCTTGGTCAGGAGGAAGCCAGAAACCTTGCCAGCTATGTGGTCTGGGGACTCAAGGACTGGATGGACAGGGATGGGCAAATGTCTCTCCCCGCGGAGCTTCAGGACGGACAACGGGTTGATGTGGAAGAGCTCGAAGAATGCCGCAATGCCCCTCTCAGTGATGTGACCGAGATCCGATTGGTGCTCGAACTATTGGGGATTGCCGTCGATCTGGTCGATTTCTTGTATAATGGTGACAGGAACACAACACCCGGACTTAAGGATCTGGTTTCGGTCGTGCATACGGACGGGGTGAACATCAACACCGCCCATCCCCTGATCCTCCAGGCCCTTGCCCGGGATGTGGAAGAAGATGTGGTCCTGCCTTTGGCCATGGCCATGGACGTGTACCGGCGGGATGCCTGGAACAGGGATCAGCTGACCCGTTCTGACTGGTACAGGGCATTGGCGACAGAAGGATCCGCTTTTGTCACCTTTCCCGACACCGTGACCACAAGCGCCTGGTTTGCGGTTCGAGCCACGGGTACGGTTGGTGCGATATCCCGAACCGGCTGGGCGATTCTGCACCGGAACGAACAACCCGCCCTGTCACAATTCATCCCCAAGAGTGTAAGCGTGGCACAGGTACAGTTTTGAAGCGGGGTCCCGAATCCGAGGCGGTTGGCGTTTCCTCCCGGCCATCGAATGCGGTGGCGTGACCGAGGTCGTCCGTTTCAGTGAGTCCCCAACCATTGTTTTGCAATCACCACCAAGAGGGCGCCAATCATATGGCTGAAACAATTCTCGGTATTGATGCGGGTTCTTCCCTGATCAAGATGGTTCGCATCGAGCGGTCCATGCAGGGTTCCGTGATCACGGGCACCGCGATCCTGCAACGGGATCCTGATGTTGACCCGGCAGGAGATGCCCAAGCCGGTGCACACGGTTCAGGGCAGGCTGATGCCCATGATCGTTTGGCCCGGGTCATCGCACAGGCCGTGGCAGACAAGGACCTTGCAAGCGACAGGATTATTCTGGGGCTGTCGTCCCGTCAGGTCTTTGTCCGTCACCTTACTTTTCCTTTCACCAGTTTCTCCAAGATTTCCCAGGTTCTTGATTTCGAATTGGAAGGCATGCTTCCCTTACCCATTGGAGATCTGGTTTCCGTGTTCACCAAACAGGGAAAGACCCGGTCCGGAGAGCAGAGGGTCCTGACAGGTTCCATGAGCCGGGAGGAACTGCATTCCCTTATCCGGGCCTTCAGAAAGGAACAACTGCATATCGAGGTGATCGATCTTGCCTGGCACGGCATGTTGGCACTTCTTGATCAGGAGTACGGCCCGGTCCCCGATCCCCTTGTTGTGGTTGATGCCGGATGGTCCGGGACCGAGGTGTTTCTGGTCAGTCAGGGGCAGATCATGGAACACCGTTTCGTGGCCACGGGAATCTCCTCGTTTTCCAGCGGGCACCAGCAGACAGATGCCGCAATCATTGAGCTTGCCGAGGGAGATCTTGCCACGTGGTCAGCCAGGATTGGTTCCCTGATAGATCTCTGCATGATCGGCTGGGCAAACACGGCCGGGACCTTGGCCGATACCCGGCCCGAGCAGATCGTTTTGTGTGGCGGGGGGTGTCTGGTGCAGGGACTTGGATCGTCCCTGGAATGTGCCGTGCAAATTCCCGCGCAAACCATGGGTGAACTCAGAAAGGATTTTTTTCAGAATATCACGGAACATCAGGCACAAGCGTCGCTTTTGCACCATGCAAGCGGTCTGGCCTTGAGGGCCAGGAAACAGGACGCCGGCTTCAATTTTCGCATCAAGGAATTCGCCCCCCTGACAACCTTCAGGGATCGGCGCCAGCGATTGGTGCATCTGGGTGTGTGTGCGGTGTTGCTCCTTGGGGTGTACCTGTTCACCCTGGCAAGAGCGGTGCACCACCAGAACCAGCAACTGGACATGCTTGAAGGGCAGATTCGTACCCGGATTTCGGAAATTCTACCCGATGTTCGCAAGGGCATGCTGCCTTCCCAGTATGTCAGTATTCTCAAAGACAGACTGGCTGTTTTTGATGCCGAGAATCTTGATAATGAAGGCCCAGGGGGATCGGCCATCGAGATCCTGCAGGCGATCAGTACGCTGGTGAATTCGTCCTTCAAGGTCAATCTGGACATGCTTACCCTTGATGGTGCCAAGGTCAGGATTTCAGGCTCGGCCGATGGATTTGCCACCGTGGAAGCCATGAAACAGCGGCTGCAGTCTTCCCCGTTTTTTGCCCAGGTCGTCATCAAGGGCGCCAAAAGTGTGGCCAGGGATGGAACGGTCCAGTTCACCCTGGAGCTGGACAGGGAATGAAATAGGGGGCCGCATTCAGTTTTTACACGTATGTTTTGCGAGGCGATTCATGTTCGAAAATCTGAATCCGAAAACCAGGAAGATATTGCTGTTCATTGTCCTGATTGCTGTGGGGGGAATGGCCGTTTCCCAGTGGGGAATCGTGCCGTTGAGGGAGAAAAGAGATGGTCTTGAGGTCAAGATCCGACGATCCCGGCAATATCTCCGGGAAATCATGACCTTGGGGGATCAATATGCCCGGCAGAATACGGCTCTGGAACGGATGGGCAAGGCAGCGCTCAAGCGTCCGGCTGAGTTTACCCTGTTTTCGTTTGTGGAATCACTGGCCGCCAGGGACGGGCTTCGCAAGCACATTGTGTTCATGCGTCCAGCCCAGAAGAGGATTTCCCCGGAACGCACCGAGGAATTGGTGGAAATGCGCCTTACAGGGGTGAATCTGGAGATTTTGGTGCCCTATCTCTTTCACATAGAAACGGCTTCCGAACAGGTTCGGGTGAAACGGTTGACCATCAGGTCCAGACAGCGGGATCAGAAACTTCTGGACGTTGACCTGGTCCTCTCGGCGTTGTCGTGAAGGAGGCTGCCGTTTCCGGGAAGGTGGCGTGGAAGGTGATCGTGTCAGGGGATATTACGGACCTTGGCAGCCGGGGAGGATGGGCAAAGGGACGTAAACGTTGACCGCCACAGGTCTACCCCTCATAGCCCGTGTCCACCGGCAATTGTGTTCCTGAAGCCGCTTCCTTGGCCAGTTCGTCGCACCGTTCGTTTTCCGGATGTCCGTTGTGGCCCTTGACCCAGTGGAAATGGACCTCGTGTCGGTTGATCAGGGGGACCAGCCGGGTCCACAGGTCCTGATTCTTGACCGGTTTTTTGGCCGATGTCTTCCAGCCGTTTCGCATCCACCCTTTGATCCAGTTTTTATTGATGGCATCGCACAGGTATTTGGAATCCGTGTACAGATCCACGCTTGCCGTCCGGTTCAGGGCCTCCAGGGCCTTGATGGCCGCAAGGATTTCCATGCGATTGTTGGTGGTTCGGGCAAACCCTCCGGAAAGTTCTTTGATTTTACCCTTGTGCTCAAGAATCGTTCCCCATCCTCCGGGCCCGGGATTGCCCAATGCCGAACCGTCCGTATAGGCGTTCACATGGGGACGTTCAGTTGGTGTGTTCATGGTCGTCCAGTTTTTCGAGTTGTTCTCCAATAAGGGCCAAAGCCGATCCCAACCCCTGATGCCATTGTCCGTCCTGCCAATAGGGGGTGAAGTGTTCTCGGTTCAGATAGTCCTCGAACCGGGTTCCCAAAGCCGATCGCATCAGGGGGGGGAAGATGACCGTGACTTCCTGTCTGTCCGGACAGATACCGATGAACATTGTTTTGGCATTAAGGGCAGGGACCACCACGTGTTCCCTGGTAATCTTGAGCTTGAGATTCATGCCGTAGCGTGATTTGAGCATCCTGGAGAAAGACTGGATGGCCCGTTTCTGATCTGTGGTCAGGGTTTTGGTCTGGTCCCAGACGGACTGTTTGGTCATGATCTGGTCCAGGGAATGTTCGTAATAATGCCAGTAGAGCACGCTCACGAGGATAAAGACGGCCACAACGCCCATTAACCGCAATATGCGGGTCAACGGGGTTTCGCCGGCCCGGCCCCGGGAGATTTTGGAGAGGAACACGTCAGACAGCTCCTATGGGTTGGAAAGTTCCTTGATCCATGTCTGCAAGGGAGTTTCGATAATTTTCCTGATTTCGGCCAAACGTTGTTGGGATTCGGCTTCAAAGCGCAGGACCAGTACCGGCTGGGTGTTGGAGGCGCGGAGCAGTGCCCAACCGTCCTTGAATGTCAGGCGCACTCCGTCCACATCGTTCATGTCGAATCCCTGCCTGAAATACGTCTGGGCCTTGCGG is part of the Desulfoplanes formicivorans genome and encodes:
- a CDS encoding general secretion pathway protein GspK — protein: MNHKFFPAQQGSVLFLTLIVLSVLTVVVIHGMRTMQVTTAGATMFRNGIQAERLALSGIRLAQVLLYQDMVADRDNDQAVDTLLEDWARFPDTQNFVIPEITIGEIELEIVDEQGKFPINRLVDVQGDEDDVARTLVTLVSTMLRATDLGQEEARNLASYVVWGLKDWMDRDGQMSLPAELQDGQRVDVEELEECRNAPLSDVTEIRLVLELLGIAVDLVDFLYNGDRNTTPGLKDLVSVVHTDGVNINTAHPLILQALARDVEEDVVLPLAMAMDVYRRDAWNRDQLTRSDWYRALATEGSAFVTFPDTVTTSAWFAVRATGTVGAISRTGWAILHRNEQPALSQFIPKSVSVAQVQF
- a CDS encoding PilN domain-containing protein, which produces MAETILGIDAGSSLIKMVRIERSMQGSVITGTAILQRDPDVDPAGDAQAGAHGSGQADAHDRLARVIAQAVADKDLASDRIILGLSSRQVFVRHLTFPFTSFSKISQVLDFELEGMLPLPIGDLVSVFTKQGKTRSGEQRVLTGSMSREELHSLIRAFRKEQLHIEVIDLAWHGMLALLDQEYGPVPDPLVVVDAGWSGTEVFLVSQGQIMEHRFVATGISSFSSGHQQTDAAIIELAEGDLATWSARIGSLIDLCMIGWANTAGTLADTRPEQIVLCGGGCLVQGLGSSLECAVQIPAQTMGELRKDFFQNITEHQAQASLLHHASGLALRARKQDAGFNFRIKEFAPLTTFRDRRQRLVHLGVCAVLLLGVYLFTLARAVHHQNQQLDMLEGQIRTRISEILPDVRKGMLPSQYVSILKDRLAVFDAENLDNEGPGGSAIEILQAISTLVNSSFKVNLDMLTLDGAKVRISGSADGFATVEAMKQRLQSSPFFAQVVIKGAKSVARDGTVQFTLELDRE
- the rnhA gene encoding ribonuclease HI; this encodes MNTPTERPHVNAYTDGSALGNPGPGGWGTILEHKGKIKELSGGFARTTNNRMEILAAIKALEALNRTASVDLYTDSKYLCDAINKNWIKGWMRNGWKTSAKKPVKNQDLWTRLVPLINRHEVHFHWVKGHNGHPENERCDELAKEAASGTQLPVDTGYEG